A stretch of DNA from Henriciella sp. AS95:
GTCCGAAACGCATATGGCGGGCCTGCTGCGCGAGGGCGAAACCATGCTGGCGCGCGGCGAGGCGGCGCTGGATGTGGTGCAGAAGCTGACCATGGCGCTGGAAGAGTGCGGGCATCATATCGCCGGACGGGGGTCGTCTCCGAATGCGATCGGCCAGTGGGAGCTGGACGCCGCGATCATGGACGGGCGTACGCGCAACGCCGGGGCGGTGGCGTCGCTCCGGGGCTTCAAGAGCCCGGTGACGGCAGCGCGTCTGATCATGGACAAGACGCCCCACGTGCTGATCGTCGGCAAGGGCGCGGCGATGATTGCGCGCAAACACAAGCTCGCGCGGGTGCATAGCCCGAAGCAGTATTACAAGCCGGCGGTGAAAATCCCGGTGAAGAAGGGCGAGCTGGCGCATGGCACGGTTGGTGTCATCGCGCTGGATGTCGAGGGGCGGCTCGCGGCGGCGACGTCTACGGGCGGGCTGCTCGGCAAGACGCCGGGGCGCGTTGGCGATACGCCGATCATTGGCGCTGGCATCTGGGCTGATGAGCGGGTCGCTGTCTGCTGTACGGGGCAGGGCGAATATTTCCTGCGGACCAATGCGGCCGCTGATGTTTCCTCGCGTGTGCGCTATGGCAAGCAGGATCTGCGGTCGGCGGCGGCCGGGTCGCTGGAGGATCTCAACCTGCTGGGCGGGGATGGCGGGATGATCTGCATGGATGTGCTCGGTCATGTCGAAATGCCGTTCAACGCAGAGACGATGAAGCGCGGCGTGGTGACGAGTGCGGGCCGGTTCGACGTGGCGACGATGCGATGAACGATCATGACCTCAAATTCTTCATCGCGGGCGTGATGATCGTCTTCGTCTTTGCGCTGGCGGTGCAGATGCGGTTGATGGCCGGCGTGGCGCTGAAGCGGGCGGCGAAGGCGAAGTTTGACGGGCTGGATGAGACGCAGGCGCGGCTCGCTGTGGCGGGCGCTGTAGATGGCGAGGCGGACGGTGAGGCGGCTGGATACCTGGCGGAGACGTTTCCCGGGGCGATCCGCCATATCCGGCTCGCGCGGAAGGGCACGATTGTCATGGCGGCGGCGCTGGTGGGCGTCATCGCAGCCTGGCGGTTTATGGGAGGCTGAACGGGATGCGGGGTTATTTCGCGATTGGGGCGGAGGGAATTTCCAAGCCGATGAACCTTGGCGCGCTGATGCGCACGGCGAATGCGTTCGGGTCGAGCTTTGTTTTTTCGGTCGGCGCGGCAGACCGCGTGAAGCTCGCCTACAAGGCGGACACGTCGAAGACGTTCGAGAGCGTGCCGTATTATCAGTGGGACACGATTGACGAGATGGCGCTGCCCAAGGGCTGCCAGCTGGTCGGCATCGAACTGACCGATGATGCTGTGGAGCTGCCGGAGTTCAAACATCCCAAGGCGGCGGCCTATGTGCTGGGGCGGGAACGGGGCGACCTGTCGGCTGCCATGCTGGCCAAGTGCGACCATGTCGTGAAGATCCCGACCAAGTTCTGCATCAATGTTAGCCTTGCCGGCGCGCTGGTGATGTATGACCGGGTGCTGTCCATGGGGACATTCCGGGACCGGCCCGTCATGCCGGGTGGGCCGAAGGGTTGAGGCTGTCGGGGTGTCTCTCGCCTGATTGAATTGTCGTGATCGCAATAGGATCTGGCTAAGGAAGCGATGCTAGGCTGGGCGCCACCGTGCGGAGGCTTTGCGATGTTGAAGATCTGTTTGACCGTGCTTTGCGCCATGATGCTGGCGGCGTGCTCTGCTGAGACGGGAACGAAGGCGCAGGGGCAGCAGGCGTCTGATGAGCCGCCTTTCTACACGGTCTACAGGAATGGCACCGGGCCCCTCACCATGGAGGAGCTCCAGATCAACATCCCGGTAGAGCTTGATGCCATATACACAGACAAGACTCGC
This window harbors:
- a CDS encoding RNA methyltransferase translates to MRGYFAIGAEGISKPMNLGALMRTANAFGSSFVFSVGAADRVKLAYKADTSKTFESVPYYQWDTIDEMALPKGCQLVGIELTDDAVELPEFKHPKAAAYVLGRERGDLSAAMLAKCDHVVKIPTKFCINVSLAGALVMYDRVLSMGTFRDRPVMPGGPKG
- a CDS encoding isoaspartyl peptidase/L-asparaginase; the protein is MAKSWALAMHGGAGPLRPRDHAASETHMAGLLREGETMLARGEAALDVVQKLTMALEECGHHIAGRGSSPNAIGQWELDAAIMDGRTRNAGAVASLRGFKSPVTAARLIMDKTPHVLIVGKGAAMIARKHKLARVHSPKQYYKPAVKIPVKKGELAHGTVGVIALDVEGRLAAATSTGGLLGKTPGRVGDTPIIGAGIWADERVAVCCTGQGEYFLRTNAAADVSSRVRYGKQDLRSAAAGSLEDLNLLGGDGGMICMDVLGHVEMPFNAETMKRGVVTSAGRFDVATMR